The Desertifilum tharense IPPAS B-1220 genome includes a window with the following:
- a CDS encoding glutathione S-transferase family protein, translated as MLKLYGGPGTRGTIVQWYLEELGVPYESVAVNLRAGEQQQPEFLAINPMGKVPAIADGDFKLWESGAILLYLAEKHGDLPEDLETRSQVLQWVMFANATLGPAIVGEASRDRAMTQLFGPLNQMLEQQPFLLGDRFSVADVALGALLAFFPIMLKIDYSDYPAIGNYVKRLSERPAFANTVGKR; from the coding sequence ATGTTGAAACTGTATGGCGGCCCTGGAACGCGAGGGACGATTGTTCAATGGTATCTCGAAGAATTAGGCGTTCCCTACGAGTCAGTTGCCGTCAATTTAAGGGCTGGAGAACAGCAGCAGCCGGAGTTTTTAGCGATTAACCCGATGGGGAAGGTTCCCGCGATCGCTGATGGCGATTTTAAGCTGTGGGAGTCGGGTGCAATTTTGCTCTACCTCGCCGAAAAGCACGGTGACTTACCGGAAGATTTAGAAACGCGATCGCAGGTTCTCCAGTGGGTGATGTTTGCTAACGCCACATTAGGGCCGGCTATTGTCGGGGAAGCCAGTCGCGATCGCGCCATGACTCAACTGTTCGGCCCCCTCAACCAAATGTTGGAGCAACAGCCCTTTCTTTTAGGCGATCGCTTCAGCGTCGCTGATGTCGCCCTAGGAGCCTTACTCGCCTTCTTCCCAATTATGCTGAAAATCGACTACAGCGACTATCCAGCCATCGGTAATTATGTGAAGCGCCTCTCAGAAAGACCCGCCTTTGCCAACACCGTCGGGAAGCGCTGA